The following are encoded together in the Vibrio zhugei genome:
- a CDS encoding cold-shock protein, with product MKGQVVSYWVGKRYGFIMGDNGIRYFLNSRHLVDVMDEKRLVKGIPVEFDPIRTPKGDYATKVSISEVFFKRQLTDFFMSKRDQPKLGRIEAKAFIETRFFEEEYDAKEHLLMLADDCNANAVLQMKHHITSFSKHKYKYEMHSYSGQLSVVTKQVPCGSPEQANLANEQLEEKKSQFLGEFDDVFSTEQSERERQLKPPHSIRWWMLFGTLVVGLGGTGVWIFVT from the coding sequence TTGAAAGGTCAAGTAGTTTCGTATTGGGTTGGTAAGCGCTATGGTTTCATCATGGGCGATAATGGTATCCGCTATTTTTTGAATAGCCGTCACCTTGTCGATGTGATGGACGAAAAGCGGCTTGTCAAAGGGATTCCCGTTGAATTTGATCCTATTCGGACCCCAAAAGGGGATTATGCGACGAAAGTGTCTATCTCCGAGGTGTTTTTCAAGCGTCAGTTGACAGATTTCTTCATGAGCAAGCGAGATCAACCGAAATTAGGACGTATTGAAGCTAAGGCCTTTATCGAAACCCGGTTCTTTGAAGAAGAATATGATGCGAAAGAGCATTTGCTGATGCTGGCTGATGACTGTAATGCCAATGCGGTGTTACAGATGAAGCATCATATTACCTCTTTCTCCAAACACAAATACAAATATGAGATGCACTCTTATAGTGGTCAACTCTCTGTTGTGACGAAGCAAGTACCTTGCGGGAGTCCTGAGCAGGCGAATCTCGCCAATGAGCAATTAGAAGAGAAAAAAAGCCAGTTTCTTGGTGAGTTTGATGATGTATTTTCAACAGAACAGTCAGAACGTGAACGTCAGTTAAAACCGCCTCATTCAATCCGCTGGTGGATGCTATTCGGTACGCTGGTTGTTGGGCTTGGTGGTACGGGGGTGTGGATCTTTGTGACCTAG
- a CDS encoding response regulator transcription factor — MFKALLVEDDLDLATALIDYMSLDGIECDYASDGQVGYNLITQNHYDVIVLDLNLPKIKGLAVCQRIREQGIATPVLMLTACDTLDDKLQGFSHGADDYLVKPFATEELIVRLKALSLRRSGQISKLVVADLVLDLTNREVTRHGQLIKLSPIALQILEVLMREYPQAVSREKIAQAVWGDEQPDSNSLKVHIFNIRKQIDKPDWTPLIHTVPGYGFCIK; from the coding sequence ATGTTTAAAGCTCTATTAGTTGAAGATGATTTAGATTTAGCGACGGCGCTGATTGACTATATGTCGTTAGATGGCATTGAATGTGATTACGCGTCCGATGGTCAGGTTGGCTATAATTTGATCACGCAAAATCACTATGATGTTATTGTTCTAGATTTGAATTTACCGAAAATTAAAGGACTTGCCGTATGCCAGCGCATTCGTGAACAAGGCATTGCCACGCCAGTCTTGATGCTCACCGCATGTGATACCCTGGATGACAAACTGCAAGGCTTCAGTCATGGCGCGGATGATTACTTGGTCAAACCTTTTGCGACAGAAGAGTTGATCGTTCGTTTGAAGGCGTTGTCGCTGCGCAGAAGTGGGCAAATCTCGAAGTTAGTTGTGGCGGATTTGGTGCTTGATTTGACCAATCGCGAAGTCACTCGCCATGGTCAGTTGATTAAGCTCTCTCCCATTGCGCTGCAAATATTAGAAGTGTTGATGCGAGAATACCCGCAAGCGGTATCGCGAGAAAAAATCGCACAGGCGGTATGGGGTGATGAGCAGCCAGATAGCAATAGCTTGAAAGTGCACATTTTTAACATCCGTAAACAAATCGACAAACCAGATTGGACACCTCTCATTCACACCGTACCTGGGTATGGTTTTTGTATAAAGTGA
- a CDS encoding sensor histidine kinase: MMKFRRSYKFYFFCAIMTIATVTVISFVTLAANYFVSGMDVSLRYSMLSVVKHIDTRDGQPKELLGYQIATRWQDVQAPIQQQFSPLTKHLQFEKAMLQHGWLTPPVKAYFVMRYDRPSGQTVYISRVFSNLTMQQTAKEFHQEGNRYGLSLLVYALVALSVFGLGLFFLFRCTARPQEQLFQWAETLTTEQLSRPIPDFHFHELNRVAAIIKDSVSSAQDMLEREQQFLASASHELRTPIAVVRSNAELMDKLIEKTDNAALYDKQAEVMQRILRAGVTMTDLCSTLLWLNRREQRELPLTPVNLALMIDSISRDLNYLLRDKSVEVEIQVQEATFPLPSTLCRIVISNLIRNAYQHTLAGKVAIFQSGTTVTIMNHNFATGEQTEELGFGLGLELTNRIIQQYDWYYEVHDNESGREVTIDFSQRDKKAHQ; encoded by the coding sequence ATGATGAAATTTCGCCGCAGTTACAAGTTTTATTTCTTTTGTGCGATCATGACGATTGCGACGGTGACGGTGATCAGTTTCGTGACGTTAGCCGCGAATTATTTTGTCTCGGGTATGGATGTTAGCTTACGCTATTCCATGTTAAGCGTTGTAAAACACATAGATACCCGTGATGGTCAGCCCAAAGAACTCTTGGGTTATCAAATTGCGACGCGTTGGCAAGATGTGCAAGCGCCCATTCAGCAGCAGTTCTCCCCTCTGACGAAACACCTCCAATTTGAGAAAGCCATGTTGCAACATGGATGGCTAACACCGCCTGTCAAAGCGTACTTTGTTATGCGCTATGATCGCCCCTCAGGGCAGACGGTCTACATTTCTAGGGTGTTCAGCAATCTTACTATGCAACAAACTGCTAAAGAATTTCATCAAGAGGGCAATCGTTATGGACTCAGTTTGCTCGTGTATGCGTTGGTGGCCTTATCTGTGTTTGGATTGGGGTTGTTCTTTTTATTTCGTTGCACCGCTCGGCCACAAGAGCAGTTGTTTCAGTGGGCAGAAACATTAACTACGGAGCAACTCAGCCGACCGATTCCCGACTTTCATTTTCATGAACTCAATCGTGTGGCGGCCATCATTAAAGACAGTGTTTCATCCGCGCAAGACATGTTAGAACGCGAGCAGCAATTTTTAGCAAGTGCCAGCCATGAATTACGAACACCGATTGCGGTGGTGCGCAGTAATGCTGAGCTGATGGATAAATTGATTGAAAAAACAGACAATGCCGCCTTGTATGATAAGCAGGCCGAGGTGATGCAGCGCATTTTGCGTGCTGGCGTCACCATGACGGATTTGTGTTCCACGCTATTATGGCTCAACCGTCGTGAGCAGCGTGAATTGCCACTGACGCCTGTGAATTTGGCCTTAATGATCGACAGCATTAGCCGTGATTTGAACTATCTATTGCGTGATAAGTCGGTGGAGGTGGAAATTCAGGTACAAGAAGCGACGTTTCCATTGCCTTCTACGCTGTGTCGTATTGTGATCAGTAATTTAATTCGTAATGCTTATCAGCATACTCTGGCGGGGAAGGTCGCGATCTTTCAATCCGGCACAACCGTAACCATCATGAATCACAATTTTGCTACTGGGGAACAGACGGAAGAATTGGGATTTGGATTGGGACTGGAATTAACGAATCGCATCATCCAGCAGTATGATTGGTATTATGAAGTCCACGATAATGAGAGTGGACGTGAGGTGACGATTGATTTTAGCCAGCGGGACAAAAAAGCCCACCAATAG
- a CDS encoding sucrose-specific PTS transporter subunit IIBC, whose protein sequence is MNYPAIAKQLLEQLGGQENLQALAHCATRLRLALNDDTIIDEAAIENIEGVKGQFKVAGQYQIIFGSGTVNKVYAEMAKLTGMSDMSTKDVASAGAKKQNIAQRAVKGLADIFMPIIPAIVAGGLLMGIYNVFTAKGLFIDNASIIDIYPGLADLASMLNTFANAPFVFLPVLLAFSASKKFGGNPFLGAALGMLMVHPDLLSGWGFGSAAVHGNIPTWNIMGFEIQKVGYQGSVLPVLVSCFILAKVENLLRSFVPSMLDNLVTPLFSILFTGFITFTLVGPITRDAGFLLGDGLTWMYDHAGFVGGGIMGFLYAPFVITGMHNSFIAIETQLLADVAKTGGTFIFPIAAMSNVAQGAAALAVAFTTKDKKMKGIALPSGITALLGITEPAMFGVNLKLRYPFFAAIIGAGIASAFITLYKVKALALGTAGIPGIISIVPDKISYYVIGMIISIIISFVITILLGMRQSIVLSKKAAA, encoded by the coding sequence ATGAACTATCCTGCCATAGCAAAACAACTTCTAGAACAACTTGGAGGACAAGAAAACCTTCAAGCCTTAGCACACTGTGCTACCCGTTTACGCCTAGCGTTGAACGACGATACCATTATTGATGAAGCTGCGATTGAAAATATCGAAGGCGTCAAAGGTCAATTTAAAGTGGCTGGCCAATACCAGATCATTTTTGGTTCCGGTACGGTAAATAAAGTGTATGCCGAGATGGCCAAACTGACCGGTATGTCTGATATGTCAACCAAAGATGTCGCGTCAGCAGGGGCGAAAAAACAAAATATCGCTCAGCGTGCCGTGAAAGGACTGGCGGATATTTTCATGCCGATCATTCCAGCCATCGTCGCTGGTGGTCTGTTGATGGGGATATACAATGTCTTTACTGCCAAGGGATTATTCATCGATAATGCCTCTATTATCGATATTTATCCTGGACTCGCCGATTTAGCGAGTATGCTCAACACCTTCGCGAATGCACCATTTGTTTTCTTGCCAGTGCTGCTCGCCTTTTCTGCTTCCAAAAAGTTTGGAGGTAACCCATTCTTAGGTGCAGCCCTAGGTATGTTGATGGTTCACCCGGATCTATTAAGTGGTTGGGGCTTCGGTAGTGCCGCCGTGCATGGCAACATTCCGACTTGGAACATCATGGGCTTTGAAATTCAAAAAGTCGGCTACCAAGGTTCAGTACTACCGGTTCTTGTCAGTTGCTTCATTCTAGCCAAAGTCGAAAACCTTCTGCGTAGCTTTGTTCCATCCATGCTTGATAACCTAGTGACGCCGTTATTTTCTATTTTATTCACTGGCTTCATTACCTTTACTCTGGTTGGCCCAATCACCCGCGATGCTGGCTTTTTATTAGGTGATGGTCTCACTTGGATGTACGACCATGCAGGCTTTGTCGGTGGCGGTATCATGGGCTTCTTGTATGCGCCCTTTGTTATCACGGGGATGCACAACAGCTTCATTGCCATCGAAACCCAGCTATTGGCGGATGTGGCAAAAACTGGCGGAACCTTTATCTTCCCGATCGCCGCCATGTCAAACGTGGCACAAGGTGCCGCCGCTCTTGCCGTTGCCTTTACAACGAAAGATAAAAAAATGAAAGGGATTGCCTTACCTTCCGGTATCACCGCGCTACTCGGTATTACCGAACCCGCGATGTTTGGTGTCAACTTGAAATTACGTTACCCATTCTTTGCCGCCATTATCGGGGCAGGTATTGCCAGTGCATTTATCACGCTTTACAAAGTCAAAGCCTTGGCGTTAGGTACTGCGGGGATTCCGGGCATCATCTCTATCGTGCCAGATAAAATCAGCTATTACGTGATTGGTATGATTATCTCGATCATCATTTCCTTCGTTATCACCATTTTGCTGGGCATGCGTCAATCCATCGTCTTGTCAAAGAAAGCAGCCGCATAA
- a CDS encoding LacI family DNA-binding transcriptional regulator — MTSLHDVARIAGVSKSTVSRVMNNEYGVKPSTKAKVLEAVKACDYVVNQVAKDLKSQKTNLIGVVVPRVSSHATAQGVDGLTRIIEQAGKHVLLANTHQLHAKELEYIQIFNQKRVEGIIFYATHLDQQLVKAIQASAVPVVLVGQDGSMYNIPSVVHDDVRVGFEAGNRFIKAGCRHIGFIGVQSDDTAVDALRSDGLSQALSMHNQALEFHERGDFSLESGYRVAKKVAQAYPHLDGLFCATDRLAVGAIKGLQEMGIAVGEAVKVLGVGNDELGYVSTPSLSTFHYPFEKAGENSAKMLLSLIEGQGQEMSKVVLTFESVTRQTCD; from the coding sequence ATGACGAGTTTACATGATGTAGCCCGTATTGCTGGGGTCTCTAAATCTACGGTGTCTCGTGTGATGAATAATGAGTATGGTGTTAAGCCATCCACCAAAGCCAAAGTCTTAGAGGCCGTCAAAGCGTGTGACTATGTGGTCAATCAGGTCGCGAAAGACTTGAAGTCACAGAAAACCAACCTAATTGGAGTGGTTGTCCCTCGGGTCTCATCCCACGCGACTGCCCAAGGTGTGGACGGATTAACCCGCATTATTGAACAGGCAGGCAAGCACGTCCTTTTAGCCAACACCCATCAACTGCATGCCAAAGAGCTTGAGTATATCCAGATTTTTAATCAGAAACGGGTTGAGGGCATTATTTTTTATGCCACTCACTTAGATCAGCAGTTAGTGAAAGCCATTCAAGCGTCTGCGGTTCCTGTGGTGCTGGTTGGGCAGGATGGGTCGATGTATAATATTCCCAGTGTGGTCCATGATGATGTCCGTGTTGGTTTTGAAGCGGGCAATCGTTTCATTAAAGCTGGGTGTCGGCATATTGGTTTTATCGGCGTACAAAGTGATGATACGGCGGTAGATGCACTGCGCTCTGACGGCTTAAGCCAAGCCCTTTCTATGCACAACCAAGCGTTGGAGTTTCATGAACGTGGCGACTTCTCTCTGGAGTCGGGCTATCGCGTCGCTAAAAAGGTCGCTCAGGCCTATCCTCATTTGGATGGTTTGTTCTGTGCCACTGACCGTTTGGCAGTGGGGGCAATTAAAGGCTTGCAAGAAATGGGCATCGCGGTGGGGGAAGCCGTGAAAGTACTGGGTGTGGGAAACGACGAATTAGGCTATGTGAGCACCCCAAGTTTGTCGACGTTTCACTATCCTTTTGAAAAAGCAGGGGAAAACTCAGCAAAAATGTTACTGTCTTTAATTGAAGGGCAGGGACAAGAAATGAGCAAGGTGGTATTAACTTTTGAATCAGTAACTCGTCAAACGTGTGACTAG
- a CDS encoding glycoside hydrolase family 32 protein, which produces MSLDLLIELAGGMDNICRILTPSNLVTVAVLDKHRIHTLPQDVTMTSVLGEWQLSMARGSICDEELRQVGQIIAEQQVRRAQAYLTPTASAYRPLWHISPPQGLLNDPNGFVYHQGEYHLFYQWYPYACEHKDKYWVHLTSSDLVNWDYRSVALTPSDWFDSHGAFSGHAVSQEDGLYVFYTGNIRLGENRDRQTTQCLAVSRDGRQFTKCGPVIRQLPPGVTEHIRDPKVFYANNEWVMLLGAQTTELEGRLAVYRSHNLTEWQFDGLYGDEIAQGYMWECPDTFELSGQRFFVFGPQGIKDANPHHTIGHQNRIYRMSLDEHNHPQLHEGWQLDAGFDFYAPQTAQTIDGRRVMIGWMGLPDEVDQPSCDDQWLHQLTMLREIHWEQGRLKQRPAQELLQLRQAPRSLLLNATVQDAMCKSYELTLDLQWGQELRLMVKGDQYVSLVADRAKGVLRLDRQHTDLREGDVIRELPLTSRCIALTLFADQSSLEIFINDGDKVMTARVFTSPDASGIVLLGGEVQATLYPLQAAKAPFRA; this is translated from the coding sequence ATGTCTCTTGATTTACTGATTGAATTAGCTGGTGGTATGGATAATATCTGCCGGATTTTAACCCCTTCAAATCTTGTTACTGTCGCAGTACTTGATAAGCATCGTATCCATACATTACCTCAAGATGTCACCATGACATCGGTATTAGGGGAATGGCAACTGAGTATGGCGCGAGGGTCAATCTGTGATGAAGAGCTTCGTCAGGTCGGGCAAATTATTGCTGAGCAGCAAGTGCGCCGAGCTCAAGCTTACCTGACCCCAACCGCGTCAGCATATCGTCCACTGTGGCACATTTCGCCTCCACAAGGTCTGCTTAATGATCCCAATGGTTTTGTCTATCATCAAGGCGAGTATCATTTGTTTTATCAGTGGTATCCGTATGCGTGTGAGCATAAAGACAAGTACTGGGTTCACTTGACCAGTTCCGATTTAGTCAATTGGGACTACCGTTCTGTGGCTTTAACTCCCTCAGACTGGTTCGATAGTCATGGGGCGTTTTCCGGGCATGCGGTTTCTCAAGAGGACGGCTTATACGTATTTTATACAGGAAATATCCGCCTTGGGGAGAATCGAGATAGACAAACAACCCAGTGTTTAGCCGTGTCTCGCGATGGCCGTCAGTTTACTAAGTGTGGTCCGGTCATTCGTCAATTACCGCCGGGCGTCACTGAACATATTCGCGATCCGAAAGTTTTTTATGCCAACAATGAATGGGTAATGTTGCTTGGGGCGCAAACCACAGAGCTCGAAGGTCGTTTAGCCGTCTATCGGTCCCACAATTTAACCGAATGGCAGTTTGATGGTTTATATGGTGATGAAATAGCGCAAGGCTATATGTGGGAGTGTCCTGATACGTTTGAACTGAGCGGACAACGGTTTTTTGTATTCGGTCCTCAGGGAATCAAGGATGCGAACCCTCATCATACGATTGGTCACCAGAATCGCATTTATCGTATGTCTTTGGATGAACATAATCACCCTCAGCTCCATGAAGGCTGGCAATTAGATGCGGGTTTCGACTTCTATGCGCCGCAAACCGCCCAGACAATCGACGGTCGTCGGGTCATGATTGGATGGATGGGGCTGCCCGACGAAGTGGATCAACCTAGCTGTGATGACCAATGGTTACATCAATTGACGATGTTGAGAGAAATTCATTGGGAGCAAGGACGATTGAAGCAGCGTCCCGCACAAGAACTGCTCCAATTACGCCAAGCACCTCGTTCACTGTTATTAAATGCGACCGTTCAGGATGCGATGTGTAAGTCGTATGAGCTGACATTAGACCTGCAATGGGGCCAAGAGCTGCGTTTAATGGTCAAGGGTGACCAGTATGTCAGTCTCGTTGCCGACCGAGCTAAAGGGGTGTTACGCCTAGATAGGCAACACACGGACCTGCGTGAAGGGGATGTGATTCGTGAGTTGCCATTAACGAGCAGATGCATTGCATTAACCCTCTTTGCAGACCAATCCTCACTCGAGATTTTTATTAACGATGGGGATAAGGTGATGACCGCGCGTGTGTTTACCTCGCCTGATGCGAGCGGCATTGTGTTGTTGGGCGGTGAGGTGCAAGCGACCTTGTATCCTTTACAGGCCGCGAAGGCCCCATTTAGAGCTTAG
- a CDS encoding carbohydrate porin produces MKIKALTLAIATLLPMSSAWAAPTMAELEQRIDELQARLEQNEDAQRMQTKEQQGIQTAQQRATQEPTNPVFEFKGYARSGLLVNEDHQGATGTGPYMTAAGALGAPVGRLGLEDDNYLEANFIHNRQLDNGSNARFHLMLADGVETSNDWTADESDLNVRQVYSELTGLPTFTGAFSNATVWAGKRFDRDNFDIHFMDSDVIFLAGTGAGVYDVQLGDDWKANFSIYGRDFGSVESAGTDIENYIATMNNRIGPWQVMLSAMDSKDNDRVTADAPASKRANHGFHALFAYHADSFYGINPGMSKTGMLIGSGLGAQLKAVGSDGNLNDDAKAVRIFSFGTTAINDTWSVAPAFMAEYSEDRILDHDKYTWATMNVRVSQAFNENFEMVYEGSYQYMDLDNSNKSAQGGYYKATIAPTLKLATAAGFFDRPELRFAVSYVDWSSDLDNYAVSMKSDTPTMGNGGETLFALQMETWF; encoded by the coding sequence AGAGCAAAATGAAGATGCCCAACGTATGCAAACCAAAGAGCAGCAAGGGATTCAAACCGCTCAGCAACGTGCAACACAAGAACCAACCAATCCTGTCTTTGAATTTAAAGGGTATGCGCGTTCTGGTTTATTAGTGAATGAAGACCATCAAGGGGCGACGGGAACGGGTCCTTATATGACGGCAGCTGGCGCTCTCGGCGCTCCGGTCGGTCGTTTAGGATTAGAAGACGACAATTACCTCGAAGCAAACTTCATCCATAATCGTCAATTAGATAATGGCTCCAATGCGCGCTTTCATCTTATGTTAGCAGATGGCGTAGAAACCAGTAACGATTGGACAGCCGACGAGAGTGACTTGAATGTACGCCAAGTCTATTCAGAGCTCACTGGATTGCCAACATTCACCGGCGCATTTTCCAATGCAACGGTTTGGGCAGGGAAACGTTTTGACCGTGACAACTTTGATATTCACTTTATGGATTCAGACGTTATCTTCCTAGCCGGTACGGGTGCGGGTGTTTACGATGTTCAGTTAGGCGACGATTGGAAAGCGAACTTTTCCATTTATGGCCGTGATTTTGGTTCGGTTGAAAGTGCGGGCACCGACATTGAAAACTACATTGCAACGATGAACAACCGAATTGGCCCATGGCAAGTGATGCTAAGTGCCATGGACTCAAAAGATAATGACCGCGTCACCGCTGATGCGCCGGCATCAAAACGCGCGAACCATGGTTTCCATGCCCTATTTGCTTACCATGCGGACAGTTTCTACGGAATCAATCCTGGTATGTCGAAAACGGGGATGTTAATTGGTTCCGGTTTGGGTGCCCAACTCAAAGCCGTCGGTTCTGATGGAAACCTAAACGATGATGCCAAAGCGGTACGTATTTTCTCATTTGGTACCACCGCCATCAATGACACCTGGAGTGTGGCACCGGCATTTATGGCCGAGTACAGCGAAGACCGCATCCTCGATCACGACAAATACACGTGGGCAACAATGAACGTTCGAGTTTCACAAGCGTTCAATGAAAACTTTGAGATGGTCTATGAAGGTTCATACCAATACATGGACTTAGACAATTCGAACAAGTCAGCACAAGGAGGTTATTACAAAGCGACCATCGCACCAACGTTGAAGTTGGCGACCGCTGCAGGCTTCTTTGACCGTCCAGAATTGCGTTTTGCCGTCAGTTATGTTGATTGGAGCAGCGATTTAGACAATTACGCTGTTAGCATGAAAAGCGATACCCCGACAATGGGCAATGGTGGCGAGACCTTGTTTGCTCTGCAAATGGAAACTTGGTTCTAG